The Melitaea cinxia chromosome 24, ilMelCinx1.1, whole genome shotgun sequence genome window below encodes:
- the LOC123665575 gene encoding uncharacterized protein LOC123665575, translating to MEARLRASPEQFSVLIDFMERHGDLSRPQSGLQGRLKCDQLWQQLADILNSLGGGVKKSSYKWKKVWADWKTKTKKKYLSLRLQASRTGGGPSKKINLTALEERVVAVIKVSTVVGQAGVQEQGFQPESAIDHTLDILLEDHNSQNIAMPIHASQLHLKIKQELRDKIEENMLNTNNDEMLVTNSYPQSMSLQSTSPRPSLPTSSPSPSPHPLPSPQPMTSKELCYCQTTNKRFQEDADESFPECSIAKNSKVEEYNAKKEANKMFLLSLVPEMNEMSPSQIRKFKKKVIDTINDILENTTT from the exons ATGGAAGCAAGGCTGAGAGCAAGTCCAGAACAATTCTCTGTTTTAATAGACTTCATGGAAag ACATGGAGATCTGTCAAGACCCCAGTCAGGTCTTCAAGGACGGCTTAAGTGTGATCAGCTGTGGCAGCAACTAGCAGATATATTAAATTCCCTTGGAGGTGGtgttaaaaaatcatcatataaatGGAAAAAA gtatgGGCTGACTGgaaaaccaaaacaaaaaaaaagtatttaagcttAAGGCTTCAAGCAAGTCGCACTGGTGGTGGTCCAAGcaagaaaataaatttgactGCCTTAGAAGAAAGGGTGGTGGCAGTTATTAAGGTTTCTACGGTGGTTGGTCAAGCTGGCGTTCAAGAGCAAGGCTTTCAA cCTGAAAGTGCTATAGACCACACACTTGATATTTTGTTGGAGGACCACAATAGCCAGAATA TTGCAATGCCTATACATGCTTCGCAGCTACATCTTAAAATTAAGCAAGAGCTACGTGACAAAATCGaagaaaatatgttaaataccAACAATGATGAGATGTTAGTAACTAATTCTTATCCACAATCTATGTCATTACAGTCAACTTCTCCAAGACCATCTTTACCCACTTCCTCACCCTCTCCGTCTCCCCACCCCTTGCCATCCCCTCAACCAATGACTTCCAAAGAATTGTGTTATTGTCAGACAACTAATAAAAGATTTCAAGAAGATGCTGATGAATCCTTTCCTGAATGTTCCATAGCTAAAAACAGTAAAGTAGAAGAATATAATGCTAAAAAAGAAgctaacaaaatgtttttattaagtttagttCCGGAAATGAATGAAATGTCTCCGAGTCAAATAAGGAAGTTCAAGAAAAAAGTCATAGATACGATAAATGATATATTAGAAAATACAACCACCTAA